Within Wyeomyia smithii strain HCP4-BCI-WySm-NY-G18 chromosome 2, ASM2978416v1, whole genome shotgun sequence, the genomic segment ATGCTAAATTTGCTTTCCTTCACGGCGGTGAATACTACAACTACTATCAATACAAAGTGGCTACCAAGCAGCAGCAAAGTGAGTTTTATCAATACCTATATTGCCGCttcaagcataactgtcccatattctgtgcaaaccttatggacgctgggacagttttgcttggagcggcagtataTAACTTATATGGCAAATATAAATCTTGAATTGCAGTTATGCAACAACAGGGAGGCCACCCATCTGCACTGATGGGGCAGCAAATGAATATATTTgctcagcaacagcagcaatcTCAACAACAAACTCAAAACAATCAGATGCCTCAAATATGGTCTAATCCCCcacaacaacaaccgcaaccaCAACAGCCAGTCATAACTCCCCAAATTGCTGCTCAAATTGAATCCATCGCAGCACAACAAACCACATTAAGGGAACAAATTCGTCAGTCGGAGCTGAACCTTCAAGCCCAACACGGAGTATTTTTTATTAAGGATAACGTTAATTACATAGAGTCACGCAGTGTGTATATTATAGgtgttactacaacaacaacaagtcCAAATCGATGAAGCTGTAACACGGGCCCAGAATGATGCCTTGGTGAAACAGGCTGATGATCATAAAATTTCTTTAAGTGAATTTGATGCAAAGTTACAACCTATCGTTGACTCTTGTACAAAGGACAGTATATCCAATGGTACGTAAGAATGCATTTTGTTTAATACTTCCGTCTCATCACATTACAATTGTCTTCCACTTTCTATAAAACAATTATTCCCTAAGGTTTTATGTGAGGGCGCGCTTGCTTTTGATATCAAACGCTGtctgtttgatatttttcaataataatatCCTCATTCCCTCTGTTCACAATACAATTGCACTTCCATATATACAAGACGCCCATTAGCTAAATTTATGTTTCTTTCCTAGTTATAATATGCTCAATTTTATATACATAACCATCTATATTATCATTATTTTCATCAATAACAAATATCAAtctacatatatttttttgttaattacaATTTTAGGAAAAGGCTGGATTTTACAGCATTGTACCGATTCGGGAAAATGTCAAATTATTTCGCAGTATCTTTTGAGAAAGTAATTAGAAGTgttctaacatttttttctatGTCATACATTTTGTCTACAACAAGCAACTCAGATATCCTAATATTACCTATTCGTTCGCGATCTACGCCAGAAATGACGAAGATAAACATGACAATCATAGTCTAACGCCAAGTTTTCATCAAGCTACATGCTTCGAATTGTTGGAATGGATGATTGAAGATGGTGACGTTTTTGACTGCGCTATTATACTAAAGTATTTAATATTGAATCGCCCATACACACGAGCACAAAAAATAACATGGCGTCATTTCACAATAAATCATCTTAAATGATCCATTGATACGGTACCTGGCGCTAGGCTGTATTGCTTTTGCCTTCCTCTGACGGACCGACCGACGGAACATGCTTTCTCTATGACTAGACATTCAATATTTCAATTCGTTAGTTGAAAGCTTTCGGAAAGATGTTAGAGGTGAAAtccgaatttttgtttttcgatcTTATCTATTTATAGGGCGTTAATAGCTGGAGTTTTATTTGCGCAAAAATTACATCTGATATATTTAGTTAATGATGTTATTCATCACTGGTAAGTTTCGAAAACATTCTTTCAATGTTTCGTTCGCAAACAAAAGTTTCGTTCAGTCGAAGTTCATTTTTGGATTGGATCGCTTGAAACggatactaaaaaaaaaattattcactcATAAAGTGCATAGCTGTCCGTTCGCAATTAATTAATAGCATATGTCAATTCCAATAGTcaagtatttatatatttagttagttaaataatcaaatagcctcaaacaaacaaacaaaaatgataGTGAAGTAGAAATCTAATCTGCAAAATTTTTCGAAAgggtattttattttattttttttatgaagagCAATCGATCCAATCTTCGTATTCATTTGCGAAATTTTTGAACACGTTCTTTTCAAAATATACTTAGTAGTACATCTTACAGCATCCGAAAACGGACAGATGAGCTAAAGAAATGCTTGGAAAGTGCCGTGATTCCAATGTTTTGTAATGCACAAATCAGTAAGTGTTTTTGCTATTACCAAAGAACCCGGATATTTAAACGATTGCTTTGCAGCTGCCGCTACTGATGAACAACACGCCAAGCTCAGCAAGCTATTGTCACTGTGGGAATCcaaaggaaactttttcgacGCATGCGTCATCTCGAAATTGAAATCACCGCCATCATCCCTACAAGAGTACCAAAACTCGCTACTCACACAGTATGCAGCCGTTGTGGCACAGATTACCCAAAACACAAAAGTAACTTTTGATAAGTAAGTATTGCGCAACTATCAACCGATAGAAGAAACAAATAATGATTAAAAATCGTGTTGCTTCAGTTACCAACAACAGCATCAAGCGTTTGTACAACATGCTACTCAACAACTAGCATTACTCGAGAAGCAAAAGCAGCAAATTGAGCAACAAGCAATCAAAGCTGCATTGGTAGCTCAGCAAAAACCCACTGGACCGATCCCGCTGTTGCCAGAGCTATCTGTCGCAGCGTCGAACAATGGAATTGGTTCAGTTAACAGTCTACTGTCGAATAACCGTGTAGCTGATCGTGAAGTATCTATTCCATCGCTGTTGGATCAAAGCATCAACTTTAATCTGCTATCAGGGGCTATACAAAATTTGCAAAATCTGAATGTTCAAGGGCAGAATAATCGAAATAATGACGGTGGAACGAACAACCCGATCGGGCCTGATCGCAGTGGAAATTATACGGTAAGTCAAAGATCATCGCTGTCATTCATTGATGGACAAACCCATTATACAATACATTTTACAGCACTCTAATGACTCAGGTGACGGTAATAACAACAATAGCAACAATAATGGCGACTATTCGCAACCGCCACCAGGTTTTCCTATCCCGGATATGTCAAGGCCACCACCTGGAATGCATGATTTTAATTATGATTCACGAGACAACGAACCATTGGATGATGGATGCAATGATTACGACGACAATCCGGATGACGAAGAAGATCGTTGTGACAACGATGAGCTGAACCAAAACCGCGAAGATGTAGATGAAGAGTTCAAAGAAGAAAATCGGTCTCCCAGCCCGGAACAACTCACGCCGTCGATACCATATTTTGAACTTCCAGCCGGTTTGATGGTACCGCTAATCCGTCTAGAAGATTTCAACTATCATCCTTTAGATCCAGATCAGATCCGTTTACCTCCGCCGGCACCTCCCAACGAGCGACTTCTGTCTGCAGTAGAAGCTTTTTATGCCCCACCCAGTCATGAAAGACCTCGCGACGGAGAAGGTTGGGAAAAGCTCGCACTGTATGAATATTTTAAAGTTAAAAATGCGTCTCGTAAACAGAAGGAGGAAGAGATTGAAAGTGGATTGCGCGAAAAATCTCGTTCTCCTTCACCAATCGAACCCACTTGGTTGAAAGcaacaaaaaaactgaaaaaacgtGTCTACAGATCACGCAGCCGTAGTAGATCAAAGTCTAGATCACGAGATCGATCACGTTCAAGATCGCCTCGGCATCGAATGCGATCTCGATCACGGTCTAGATCGAGATCACGGTCACCTCGTCGAGGACACAATAGAAGTCGCTCGCCTCGAAGAGAACGAGAGCGTTCTAGGGAGCGACGATCACCTACTCCACCAAGCTTTGGCGGTAGTGGTTTTGGCAGTAGTTTTATCAGTAAAATGAATCCCGCACCTGCTGTTGAAGCAAAATTACCACCTATGATAAAACCTACAATTGGTCCGGCTGCTGGAGGGATGCTGCAAGGTATTGTATCTAATGCTGTAAATGAAGTGTGGGGTGGAAATGACCGAGAAGGTTTAGGATCTTTCACCGCGAGGAATTCCGATCCGTATGAAAGTTTTCGCAAGAATAAAGGAGCTGCTTTTATAACACGTATGAAGTCCCGAGCGGATGATAGATAAGGGGAAAACTCAGGAGAATGGCCGGCATTCGTAAAATGTCCCGAACTAGCAGTTAAATAACTCATGGTCGTGATTGTAAAACAATGACTCGGATCATAAAGCATTTTAATAAACAGCGAAGTAAAAATAGCAAGTTAGTACGTTTTACTGCATCTGTTTAGCAATCCCTGGACTCAAAAGTATGATTAATAATAATCATTCGCTATTACTAATGtagaattcgtttttacggcaggactataccgtcccggacttcaatttgcagctgaaaaaaacactccgagcagttgcaatggtgtgcgtaataccagaggtagctgtcacttttgttctggtcattatcgccattgtctttttgtcgcgttcgtgctactgtacgaaaaatttgccaatttactaaaaattgacaaaataaaataaacaaaatccaACCTGATGTTTAACACGCGGAGAACGattatcaaagcaaaccgattttgacatatttttttttattttgacacatatgTGTGAATGTATTGGTGTCTTCataactgcactctgtttctttcacggactgtccgggacagaaaaacggtagtccgggatagtccgaaaaattaaaaaaaaacagcaaaaggaCACTTCTGCAACTAACACATATTTGTCGTTAGGTATAAAAAGCAACAGATTTCTGATCATGGCGAGACTTTCTCCTTTTTATAGCGCTAAACAATCAGCTTCATAATTAAACCGATAATCGATTGAACTGCGATGGTATTATTGGATGCGAATGCTTCTGGGAATCCTACGCGTTAATAACTGTTCATAAATAATAGGGTTTTATATCTAGAATTTCTACAGACGAGTCGTTGTGTCGAGTCTGCAAAAAAACTTCAGTTTCAATAGACCacaaaaaatttcatcaaaacatACATATAACAGAGGGCGTTTGTTCATTAGAAAAAAACTCAAGTCTTGATATGGGCTGTaggcgctacgattctactgacactaaggCCGATAACATAGTGAACGCGAAAAGCGTctcgatgcgattcgccttgccgtgggtccATGACTTATGGCTGTACATTTACCAACGACAAGGCGAATCGCGACGCTTTCCGCGTTCACTATGTCATCCCTTAGTGTCAGTactcagtaggatcatagcgctagcgAAATAACTATAGCTAGCTATAATGGAACaagaagttgttttttttttatatatgtaCTCGGATTTGCGATTACTGTGACAAGGATCAGTCAGGCATGATCAATACATGCAACGCGCAAATACCTGATATTACATTGGATTTgagcacatttcgtagttgctcctccgtgatggatctgagctagtgaaggtgcacaaagaaccgtatatggcaacttgggattagtgtATACCATCTTCAGTGTATAACAATTCAGTAGTTTCCgctttgtataaatcgataacggcgccagccacgtccttacggtcgtAAAGGTGAGGAAGGATGTTGTAAGGAAAGAGCTGTAACAGTAGTCATACTACAACAGTTCTCAttaatggacgcagtagtctagttctactacaaaaataaaaataaaacagtcgTTGTTGTTGGAGACCGAGTTTCCCTCTGCatttccacgactgcgacggaaaggaaaggtttgtgtcaccgtggtaagtgaccaaaccgaacaatgttgcgcgcgaagttaaCTCATTACGAAGACGAACGATGAGTATCTCTCTTGTCAAACACCGCGAACCTATGTGAGCAGCGTGCCCGAAGACCATTTATCTCTAGAAGCACTTGGATAAGTGTTTAACTATCTGTCAATTAGCAATCACCATGTTCCTCCAGCAAGCAGACGCGGTTCTTTGAAAAGTATACAATGCATAGTCATTAGATTAATCACGATACTTATCGACCGAACAAAACCTACTTCGATTTGCGATGCGCTTATACAAAAGCAACGCGCGAGCAATCAGACTAAGTCTATATTTGAATCTCCTCGACGGCGTCGGAACGGAATGTTTTTGTCATGTTATTATTTTCTTGTCAAAACGACGCGACCTTATGCGAACGACGCGCACGGAAAAACCATCCGCAACCCGAAGTATCCAAGTATTTCAATATTTAGCTATCACCAATCCCGAATATCTTCCAGGAAGCAAATGCACTTCAGCAGATGCGGTCCTTTGAAATACATCGCGTAATCATTAGTGTTGTCaccactggcgtagcgtggtgggggcggcgggggcggtccgccccgggtgtcaccctctagggggtgacacccatgaggaaaatttttcaTATGTGTCACCTTCAAAATGGTGATATTCGTGAAATTAACTATCAATTAGGTGGAGGTCGCAGTGAAACGTTtggaaattatataaatttgcttttAACAGTATAATctcaacaattttttcaaaaatgggcaGATTTAGtacaattgaaaacgaacgtgcTAACTCACACAATTTTGGATAACAAAATGGTTTCACTGCAACCTGGAGGGGGTAACACCCAGAGAGAGAAAGGGGTGACACCAAACtcttccgccccgggtgtcacccggtcacgctacgccactggttGTCACTATATTCATCGACTAAACGAAATTTACTCCGATCAGACTAAACGGTAATCGTAAGACATGGATAAATATCTGGGTACACCTCGCGTCACTACCTTGTTGAAGCTTCTGTAATACGGTCAACAAAGGTGTGACACGGAACGGACAAGAGAAAAGGATGATGACAACAGCAGAAATGGCATAGTATAGCAGGCCAAGAGCGGCTGATATGGACAAATAAAAGAAGATTACGTGGGTATGTGCAGAACTTCTGTACCGAGACAAAAGTTTCAAAGTTTAAATATTCAGTGATTCAACGATGACCATCGGTTCAAACTATTCTAGCGCAGATTTGTAGGTACAGTTGCCACTGTTTGTTAGAATAAATATATGTTTACTTCCATAACATCatgtagggtatcggctctttatcgtcaggttttacctattatcgctcggggggttaatgaagtcatagagaacttcttttgcaggaagatgctctgcattatgaaggacaatcatgcaagaaattaacgctCAAGGGGTTCAtttaccccccggacgataataggtaaaacctgacgataatagagccgaaaCCCTACGTAATATTTTATCGCATATATTGTTAGTTTGAGTTAAGAACAATTTTActccattttttcaaaaacataattttgccttgaattatttgtcaaaaaactGTTCTCTCTTTCTGAACAATACATATTCAAAAATTTCCAGAGAAACAATAATTTATTATACTTCGACGAACTATTtaatttagtatttttttctaaaatcgaACTTGTTTTTCGGAAATAGCGTCCTTCATATATGGAAGTAACAACCGAAGTGGCCCCTGCTCGAACGATTTGTTAGTGTGCTTTGTCATGGTTTTCGCCTTTCGAAAATCCTTTTCCACCCTACCTGGAATCTTCGACAGGTCAAAGTATTCAGTGGAGATTCGACCACCGGAGAATCTAGGCGAACGAACCATTTCCTTAATCTTGAGCTTTTTCTTTTCTGGTTGTAAAGTTGCATTAAAGGGTTCCATCTGAGCGTGAAACATGCGCTTGATTTCGTTGATCAATCGCAAAGATTCTTCGTGTGAGATCTGCCTCATGTCTTCGCGATTTGCCAACTGGAACCTAATGTTGTCAATTTCTTGTACCAAATGTTCAAAACCGTCTGATGCATGGTCTCGCTTTTTTTCAAGATTCTGCGATTGATTTTCTATGACACAATCATCTTCATCGATGCAAATCTTACACGGTTTTATAGTAGATTTTTGGTTTTGTACCTTCGATTTGAACTGCTTTGGGTGTTTTTGCTTTCGACGCCCATTATCGCTTGAAGTGGGTGGACTTCTACTTCCGATATCAACGATCGATTTTCTCGGTCGGCTCGGAATCAAAGGTTTATTGCCGCTGCCAGGCCGTCTGATGCTCAACGGAGTATTATCTCGCCGCTTTAGCACTTTTCCGCTGGTGGTTGGACGCATTCTTTCCGGATACTGATTATCCAGCAGATTGTGGTTGGCAACAGCTTGTGCCAGGCTTGAAGGAAGAATCGGTGCAGTTTTCGGTCTAAGGTCCAGCTGACGATTCGGTTTTCGTAGGCTATTGTTCTTCACATATTGGTGGCCAAAGTTCGTCTGATGTGTTAGCATATATGCCTGTCCGATGGTTCAAACAGTTATAGCCATATGCCATGAAGCAAATTTGGAGTAACTCACCTTCCGACAGGGACTATCACGGAAAAAATCACGGAAAATTTTCATTCCAGTGTTAGTGGCCATCCCAAAGTGAATAGAAATTCAAGTAATTGAGTAAGAAATAAAACGAAGAGATTTCATCCAACAGCACTGCAAAAATTTGACAAAATTTTCATCGCAGCCAACTTGATCGATTGTTCTATCGATTGCCAATTTAACCCAACTGCTTTCAGCACCTGTATTGACTCACGATCCTCACGATCAACCTTGTGAGAAATCATATTGGGGTTGAAAACAAAGAAGGGGGTTGAAAACAAAGAAGCAATGGCTAAGCGCTAACATTTCGCTGTCGAAACTCAACCTTTCtgtttttcctgtgtggactcatcactgcgactaaAGACTTTttatctattgtgatatttcccaggtgttttctgtactccgcactttatatcttaggcctctgtcatgctgaacgccaacgcgagcgatcgggcgagattcttgccgtagggtAATGAACAGCCGTATCGCTCGCGTTGGTGTTCTCGCccaatcgctcgcgttggcgttcagcatggcagaggccttacccTCGTATCAATATCATCATCACTTAACGTTCCGCTAtgaccaggtttattctaagatggagttattttgtcaagaggaagagtcttatcgaaacctatATCGTCATTCACAGTTCCCTGGAGAGGATGAATATTCCTCTGATCAGTTTTACTATAGGAAGTACTTATTTTGtcgagaggaaggagtcttatagAAACCTTTTAAGTGTGCAAGTTTAATttaatcaaatataaaaaataacatgtttttgaaAGTGGTTACATATATAGAGTCAAATGTGCCCTTCAAATCGAattcaagaaatatttttttatgtttgccccaagcagaatgacaaacaaatgaaaaaggcatatttttatgaaaaacccCGACCAACCACTCTTTAAGTTTCTTCATGAAACGAGACGATCGCTATCGATTAGTTTGAACCTATTTTTTCAGTTGTTGTCGTTTCATAAAGGTGCATAAAGAGTGGTTGATCGGGACATCAAtagctttaaccctctagtgcccaaattaatttttagacggacttcgaaaaaatcactatgaagtaTTAaagacattttttaagttcttattgaagctttttaggaattcaactgaagaccgtctaaaggcggcactgggcactagaaggagatattcacgatgtcaATATTCCAAATTATTTGTCTTAAAAGCCCTGAAAGACGTTTTTAgtgaaaaatagaattaaaaaattTAGGCAGAAAagctaatttttcaatctaaatcagttattttcgaagatagacaaaaacttttttctgcAAAGATACTTTAAATTAACGGGAACTCAACATTGTAGAAGTTTTTTTCATATACTAAGATATAAAAGTTAGATATGTACTTGATTTCATCGATAATTTCGGTTACCCcaacaaggttgcatattcaattttgtgGTGTCATTTCCATTCAATTGGTCGCGTGCCGATAATTCgttccacaagtacaattttgaaacatgatgtacgacaaacttgtagtccttAAGTAATGCAACAAGTTTGTCAAAGAAAGCAGTGCTCTATCTCTTATGCCTAAAGCGTGAGAGCCCTTATTCAGTGAGCCGTTCagtcaatattcgcggtgaatatcataatattcaccgcgaatattggctgaatgttgcgctgaatatgggctctcacacttcaggTTTAAGAGCTATAGCATTGCACTATTCGACAAACCTGCTGTACTActtagggactacaagtttATCATAcattggggcttattacgggaccaagtatgatgacagttctacgtATGACAGtattacggatgtcacctcacggtgagaacgaagtgaaaaaatctcacggtgaaaaaagacgtgcaaatcaaatggaaATCACTTTCACCGTGTCTGTTACGGTTGACACGAGCTATCGGCAAGCATCAAAAAAGCACcacaaaattgaatatgcaaccttgtaccccaatttttaataatttttaaatatatataacaACATAGTAGAAAACAGTTTTTCTCTGGGAAATTATTATTaggctctagatccaaattttctttaaaattcggTTTCTGCATCATTGTGCATTATTTTTCCAATAACATTTCGCTAATATTCTAAATTGAAATTCGGTCGAGATAACATACCATTAACATTTGATGAGCAAAAGTAGATATTCAGGATTCCAGATCATACCTGACAAAAATCATCGGTCTTTACCGTCTTTACTAAATAATAACTGGCTTTCCATCAACAGTGCAAAAAATTCTTGCAGTAAGTTTGATAGAAAAACAGAACttaactatttaaaaacaaaatacacGTAATAATAGCAGCTAATCTGCAATCCTTACTATATTTTCAATCAATATTAATTTATTGTTTACTGATATCGTTTGTTTACAAGAAAATTCCAAAAGGGTAATATTTTGGCCATCTTTCCACTTTTCTCAAATTTATATCTACAACAATACGTTCAAAGTGTTTCAAGGGTATTTACCTCTATTCCATATTCAAGTCAGAAGAATTTCGATAAAATTTGACAAAGTATGACGGAAAAAGGAACTGAATTCTAGTCATATTTTAAAATGACGTTTTTAGTTTTGCTTAGAACAAATTGAAACAATAAGTAACCTACTTATAACTAAAATATTCATTCGTCATATATTTTTTCgaattcatcagaattactAGTAGAAGTAAACATCTGTTTTTGCTATATCACAGTTGTCTAACTAAAAACCATGTCTATCAAACTTGTTCCAAGATACTTGGCCGATTTTTGCCAGCAGTGTCAAATTTCAAGCATATCTTTGTTACAATAAAAATTACTATATATTGGTAACCGACAGATAGTTAAAGGAGGTTACGTAGTGCGTATTGAAACTGCTTACTGTTACCTACTATGTAGTTGTATACACTACAGAACCGACAAAACACTCATTGTAAGCAGTTCTtcatagttttaaaaataatactGGTAACACATCTTTCGTGATTGGCTCAGATTCTATGGTCTAGTAAATAAACCATATCAGGTTGCAGTTTtaatattgtcaaaatgtgcTTCTAGTTTGCTAACTGGTGCAAGTTTTACGTTTTGAAATCGCTCCGGTACTTCACAATTGCTTCTTTTATTTTTGGGAAATGACTGGATGGTTGGCAAGATTAATGATAGCTAAACCAGTCATACTCCATTCTTGGATTTTTAGTTAGCTATTTGACAGAAAACTTTTTCTGGGCACACAAAGAAAAATAATCATCCAAGAGAGCTCAGCTCGAATGCGGAATCAggtttttattgtttattgtataTTTATCTACATTTTGAACGACATGCAAATCCCGTCGTTATTTAGAACATCTAGACTCTATCCATATGCACGAAGCGTACAACATAGCT encodes:
- the LOC129724014 gene encoding calcium homeostasis endoplasmic reticulum protein; translation: MDVPAPPNDIELRNIIDKLAEFVARNGPEFELMTKSKQKGNAKFAFLHGGEYYNYYQYKVATKQQQIMQQQGGHPSALMGQQMNIFAQQQQQSQQQTQNNQMPQIWSNPPQQQPQPQQPVITPQIAAQIESIAAQQTTLREQIRQSELNLQAQHGVLLQQQQVQIDEAVTRAQNDALVKQADDHKISLSEFDAKLQPIVDSCTKDSISNGKGWILQHCTDSGKCQIISQYLLRKALIAGVLFAQKLHLIYLVNDVIHHCIRKRTDELKKCLESAVIPMFCNAQITAATDEQHAKLSKLLSLWESKGNFFDACVISKLKSPPSSLQEYQNSLLTQYAAVVAQITQNTKVTFDNYQQQHQAFVQHATQQLALLEKQKQQIEQQAIKAALVAQQKPTGPIPLLPELSVAASNNGIGSVNSLLSNNRVADREVSIPSLLDQSINFNLLSGAIQNLQNLNVQGQNNRNNDGGTNNPIGPDRSGNYTHSNDSGDGNNNNSNNNGDYSQPPPGFPIPDMSRPPPGMHDFNYDSRDNEPLDDGCNDYDDNPDDEEDRCDNDELNQNREDVDEEFKEENRSPSPEQLTPSIPYFELPAGLMVPLIRLEDFNYHPLDPDQIRLPPPAPPNERLLSAVEAFYAPPSHERPRDGEGWEKLALYEYFKVKNASRKQKEEEIESGLREKSRSPSPIEPTWLKATKKLKKRVYRSRSRSRSKSRSRDRSRSRSPRHRMRSRSRSRSRSRSPRRGHNRSRSPRRERERSRERRSPTPPSFGGSGFGSSFISKMNPAPAVEAKLPPMIKPTIGPAAGGMLQGIVSNAVNEVWGGNDREGLGSFTARNSDPYESFRKNKGAAFITRMKSRADDR
- the LOC129724015 gene encoding uncharacterized protein LOC129724015, with product MATNTGMKIFRDFFRDSPCRKAYMLTHQTNFGHQYVKNNSLRKPNRQLDLRPKTAPILPSSLAQAVANHNLLDNQYPERMRPTTSGKVLKRRDNTPLSIRRPGSGNKPLIPSRPRKSIVDIGSRSPPTSSDNGRRKQKHPKQFKSKVQNQKSTIKPCKICIDEDDCVIENQSQNLEKKRDHASDGFEHLVQEIDNIRFQLANREDMRQISHEESLRLINEIKRMFHAQMEPFNATLQPEKKKLKIKEMVRSPRFSGGRISTEYFDLSKIPGRVEKDFRKAKTMTKHTNKSFEQGPLRLLLPYMKDAISEKQVRF